One window from the genome of Haladaptatus paucihalophilus DX253 encodes:
- a CDS encoding ribonuclease H-like domain-containing protein, with product MAGRFALDIETVSPTLDHYETPPDFRDPAYFELLAVAVGYESPGGDRETEMLFRRDDTPDDELDLVARTLDWLAERDGDEYITYGGETFDVPQLFGRARAAADSTREGLAERLRTRLEADLAHVDLRRPAWDAFGDYTRLETACREVGIRPEDTRWDTYDHGIDLDALRPEKFRGFGKVINKDVPVFGERYIALAAAGATETLTFRSLHELLDHYGREDVVHLFDLADARPFDVADTASWA from the coding sequence ATGGCAGGACGGTTCGCACTCGACATCGAAACGGTGAGCCCGACGCTCGACCACTACGAGACGCCGCCGGATTTCCGCGACCCGGCGTACTTCGAACTGCTCGCGGTCGCGGTCGGCTACGAATCGCCCGGCGGCGACAGGGAGACGGAGATGCTGTTCCGACGGGACGACACGCCCGACGACGAACTCGATTTGGTCGCACGAACGCTCGATTGGCTCGCCGAGCGGGACGGGGACGAGTACATCACCTACGGCGGCGAGACGTTCGACGTGCCGCAACTCTTCGGCCGAGCAAGGGCGGCGGCCGATTCGACGCGGGAGGGCCTCGCCGAACGGCTTCGGACCCGACTCGAAGCGGACCTCGCGCACGTCGATTTACGGCGTCCGGCGTGGGACGCGTTCGGCGACTACACGCGGCTCGAAACCGCGTGCCGAGAGGTCGGAATCCGACCAGAGGACACCCGCTGGGACACGTACGACCACGGTATCGACCTCGACGCGCTCCGCCCCGAGAAGTTTCGGGGCTTCGGGAAGGTCATCAACAAGGACGTTCCCGTGTTCGGCGAGCGGTACATCGCGCTCGCGGCCGCCGGAGCGACCGAGACGCTGACGTTCCGGTCGTTGCACGAACTGCTCGACCACTACGGCCGGGAGGACGTCGTACACCTGTTCGACCTCGCCGACGCCCGCCCGTTCGACGTCGCGGATACCGCGTCGTGGGCGTGA
- the nucS gene encoding endonuclease NucS, translating into MTQTNDRTDPATLRTPTHGEALAHVETAIERGDLVTLFGRCTVDYDGRAESYLGPGDRLVVLKPDGTTLVHTEEGQKPVNWQPPGGTLDAELVGDRLRVGSQRTSPSESLEVEFERLTQVSAFDVTDATELSLDGTEEDLRQRILDDPDLVEAGFTPLATERQTAAGAIDIYGTDAEGTTMVVELKRRRVGPDAVGQLRRYVDALRRDLHAEAEIRGVLVAPSVTERARNMLAESGLEFVSLEP; encoded by the coding sequence GTGACGCAGACGAACGACAGGACGGACCCCGCCACGCTCCGGACGCCGACGCACGGCGAGGCGCTGGCACACGTCGAGACGGCCATCGAACGGGGAGACCTCGTGACCCTGTTCGGGCGCTGTACGGTCGATTACGACGGCCGCGCGGAGAGCTATCTCGGTCCCGGCGACCGACTCGTCGTGCTCAAACCCGACGGAACCACGCTCGTCCACACCGAGGAGGGACAGAAACCGGTGAACTGGCAACCGCCGGGTGGAACCCTCGACGCCGAACTCGTGGGCGACCGCCTCCGCGTCGGTAGCCAGCGAACGAGTCCGAGCGAATCGCTCGAAGTCGAGTTCGAGCGCCTCACGCAGGTGTCCGCGTTCGACGTGACCGACGCGACGGAGTTGTCCCTGGACGGGACGGAAGAGGACCTCCGACAGCGGATTCTGGACGACCCGGACCTCGTGGAGGCGGGTTTCACGCCGCTCGCCACGGAGCGCCAGACGGCGGCGGGTGCCATCGACATCTACGGCACGGACGCGGAGGGCACCACGATGGTTGTGGAACTCAAACGACGGCGCGTCGGCCCCGATGCGGTCGGCCAACTCCGGCGCTACGTGGACGCCCTCCGCCGCGACCTGCACGCCGAAGCCGAGATTCGCGGCGTTCTCGTCGCGCCGTCGGTGACGGAACGCGCCCGCAACATGCTCGCCGAAAGCGGGTTGGAGTTCGTCTCGTTGGAACCCTGA
- a CDS encoding DUF6735 family protein, translating to MTGALRATVGHRALVVYERPDGRYDRHYAHWGAADLELSHEITPETPFAGNRTTRTGERWTPAIDPTPRDTALAFDDAATFDYRAFEAFYVVSLAWLVAAYLPLWFGVTADADVHAGALVAVESERDAARVRRWFRATRDVVRDMVRRDVLDVEDAHDYLASRVGEWAGSRREVISVR from the coding sequence ATGACGGGAGCACTCCGGGCCACCGTGGGACACCGAGCACTCGTCGTTTACGAGCGACCCGACGGCCGGTACGACCGTCACTACGCACACTGGGGCGCGGCGGACCTCGAACTCAGTCACGAAATCACGCCGGAAACACCCTTCGCGGGTAACCGCACGACCCGAACCGGAGAGAGATGGACGCCCGCAATCGACCCGACGCCCCGAGATACCGCGCTGGCGTTCGACGATGCCGCGACGTTCGACTATCGGGCGTTCGAGGCGTTCTACGTCGTCTCCCTGGCGTGGCTCGTCGCCGCGTACCTCCCGCTCTGGTTCGGCGTGACCGCCGACGCCGACGTGCACGCTGGCGCGCTCGTCGCGGTCGAGTCGGAGCGCGACGCCGCCCGCGTCCGCCGCTGGTTTCGCGCGACGCGGGATGTGGTTCGGGACATGGTTCGCCGTGACGTGCTCGATGTCGAGGACGCTCACGACTACCTCGCATCTCGCGTCGGCGAGTGGGCGGGAAGCCGCCGGGAGGTGATTTCCGTGCGGTGA
- a CDS encoding NAD-dependent epimerase/dehydratase family protein, producing the protein MTRIAVTGAGGTVGRESLAALEDHDVTPITHSEHDDIDSVRCDVTDYDALSDALSGHDVVVHLAANPSPEADWRSTVDVNIEGTRNVFEAAREHGIRRVVFASSNHAVGMYNAADRTKTETMTTETAEPISHDDPPRPDSYYGVSKVTGEALGTYYADRHGIEVVNLRIGWLLPEDGLRDTQDEPEEHARFARAMWLSPRDCRDVIRAAVTADLPERAVTAHATSRNDDRFLSLLWAERALGYRPRDNATEVLE; encoded by the coding sequence ATGACACGGATCGCAGTGACGGGTGCCGGAGGCACCGTCGGCCGCGAGTCGTTGGCCGCGCTCGAAGACCACGACGTGACGCCGATTACGCACAGCGAGCACGACGACATCGACAGCGTGCGCTGTGACGTGACGGACTACGACGCGCTTTCCGACGCCCTGTCGGGACACGACGTGGTGGTACACCTCGCGGCGAACCCGTCGCCCGAGGCGGACTGGCGGAGCACCGTGGACGTGAACATCGAGGGAACGCGGAACGTCTTCGAGGCGGCGCGGGAACACGGGATTCGGCGGGTCGTCTTCGCCTCCTCGAACCACGCCGTCGGAATGTACAACGCCGCCGACAGAACGAAGACGGAGACGATGACGACCGAGACGGCCGAACCGATCTCCCACGACGACCCGCCGCGCCCGGATTCCTACTACGGCGTGAGCAAGGTGACCGGCGAGGCGTTGGGGACCTACTACGCCGACCGGCACGGTATCGAGGTCGTCAACCTCCGAATCGGGTGGCTCCTTCCCGAAGACGGCCTTCGAGACACGCAGGACGAACCGGAGGAACACGCCCGCTTCGCCCGCGCCATGTGGCTCAGCCCGCGGGACTGCCGCGACGTGATTCGCGCCGCCGTGACGGCGGACCTGCCGGAACGGGCCGTCACCGCCCACGCCACGTCGCGCAACGACGACCGGTTCCTCTCCCTGCTCTGGGCGGAGCGTGCGCTCGGCTACCGGCCGCGCGACAACGCGACCGAAGTCCTCGAATGA
- a CDS encoding glycoside hydrolase family 15 protein: MTRYSPLERYGLIGNLETCALVNDEGEIEWLPLPHVESSSVFTSVLDAENGGCWRIQPTDSFDSEQSYLDGTNVLRTTFETDSGRVRVTDFMPVRDDGMERAVYREVTAVEGSVELELTFAPRFDYARAESVVESADGGIRVSDGEYPTDDAEFVFLAGGVGFEVDGATVRATWSLSADESTWFVLSHEETGEAAPDACSQRLDRTVDFWREWVHSCPDGCSFDGVHHDLAVRSGLVLKLLTHRETGAICAAPTTSLPENVGGVRNWDYRYNWIRDAAFTIQALANLGHTAEAESYFDWFLNLSHAEHPTQLQPLYGLHGAPDLQERTLDHLSGYRDSSPVRVGNAAKDQRQLDIFGELLLAIFETTDGDEFNPHDWDAIRGIVEHVCDVWDEPDAGIWEVRGGPRHFVHSKVMCWVALDRGLRISDEWGFDAPTGKWEQTRDMIRGEILERGYDDDIGSFVQSYGSKSLDATALLIAIVGFLPFEDGRVQNTIDAIRDRLEADDDGLVRRYDGADGLPGEEGAFVICSFWLVSALALSGRVEEARDVFESVCDHASPLGLLAEEIDPETGELLGNYPQAFSHVGLVNAALYLGMAERGEESVPEAIGK, translated from the coding sequence ATGACGCGGTATTCTCCGCTCGAACGGTACGGACTCATCGGTAATCTGGAGACCTGTGCGCTGGTCAACGACGAGGGCGAAATCGAGTGGCTCCCCCTGCCACACGTCGAATCATCGAGCGTGTTTACGAGCGTCTTGGACGCCGAAAACGGGGGATGCTGGCGGATTCAGCCGACCGACTCGTTCGACTCGGAACAGTCGTATCTCGACGGAACGAACGTGTTGCGGACGACGTTCGAAACGGACTCCGGGCGCGTGCGGGTTACCGATTTCATGCCCGTCCGCGACGACGGCATGGAGCGTGCGGTCTACCGCGAGGTGACGGCCGTCGAGGGGAGCGTCGAACTCGAACTGACGTTCGCCCCGCGATTTGATTACGCACGGGCGGAATCGGTCGTGGAATCCGCCGACGGCGGGATTCGTGTCTCGGACGGGGAGTATCCGACTGACGACGCGGAATTCGTCTTTCTCGCGGGCGGTGTCGGATTCGAGGTGGACGGGGCGACCGTCCGCGCCACGTGGTCGCTGTCGGCGGACGAATCGACGTGGTTCGTGCTGTCGCACGAGGAAACGGGTGAGGCGGCCCCCGACGCTTGTTCCCAACGTCTCGACCGAACGGTGGATTTCTGGCGCGAGTGGGTGCATTCCTGTCCGGACGGGTGCTCGTTCGACGGAGTGCACCACGACCTCGCGGTCCGGTCGGGATTGGTGCTCAAACTGCTCACCCACCGCGAAACGGGAGCCATCTGTGCCGCGCCGACCACCTCGCTCCCCGAGAACGTCGGCGGGGTTCGAAACTGGGATTATCGCTACAATTGGATTCGAGACGCCGCGTTCACGATTCAAGCGCTCGCCAACCTCGGCCACACCGCGGAAGCAGAATCGTACTTCGATTGGTTCCTCAACCTCAGCCACGCCGAGCACCCGACGCAACTGCAACCGCTCTACGGACTGCACGGCGCTCCCGACCTACAGGAACGAACGCTCGACCATCTCTCGGGCTACCGCGACTCGTCCCCGGTTCGCGTCGGCAACGCGGCGAAGGACCAGCGACAACTCGACATCTTCGGCGAACTCCTCTTGGCGATATTCGAAACGACCGACGGAGACGAGTTCAACCCCCACGACTGGGACGCGATTCGCGGTATCGTCGAGCACGTCTGCGACGTCTGGGACGAACCCGACGCGGGAATCTGGGAAGTTCGCGGCGGCCCGCGTCACTTCGTCCACTCGAAGGTGATGTGTTGGGTCGCGCTCGACCGCGGCTTGCGAATCTCCGACGAGTGGGGGTTCGACGCCCCGACCGGAAAATGGGAGCAGACGCGCGACATGATCCGCGGCGAAATCCTCGAACGGGGGTACGACGACGATATCGGGAGTTTCGTCCAATCCTACGGTTCGAAGTCGCTGGATGCGACGGCGTTGCTGATAGCCATCGTCGGTTTCCTCCCGTTCGAGGACGGCCGGGTGCAAAACACCATCGACGCCATCCGCGACCGACTCGAAGCGGACGACGACGGTCTCGTCCGGCGCTACGACGGCGCGGACGGTCTACCGGGCGAGGAGGGGGCCTTCGTCATCTGCTCGTTCTGGCTCGTCTCCGCGCTGGCGCTCTCCGGTCGCGTCGAGGAAGCACGCGACGTGTTCGAGTCGGTCTGTGACCACGCGAGTCCGCTCGGCCTGCTCGCCGAGGAAATCGACCCGGAGACGGGGGAACTGCTGGGAAACTACCCGCAGGCGTTCAGTCACGTCGGGTTGGTCAACGCCGCGCTGTATCTCGGCATGGCCGAGCGCGGGGAGGAGTCGGTCCCGGAAGCGATCGGAAAATAG
- a CDS encoding AIR synthase family protein, whose amino-acid sequence MSDIGKIDRDFFDEHIYPYLGADRDDELLGPKHGVDFGVIELDTHVVALATDPLSLLPELGFERAAWFAFHVVMSDVAVSGLRPSHLAVDFNLPPEITDEEFATVWQTFDREARKLGVSVVTGHTARYSGCQYPWVGGATTLAVGEKENLVRPDGAQSGDKVLVTKGPGVETAGFLVTLFEDQIDLPEDDIENAKDRFYDMSPVEDALVAADAGPVTAMHDATECGIHGALVEMARSAGVRFDVSHDDVPVLPGVLEACEYFDVDPWESTTEGTLVLTVASEGAETVLAALSDAGIPAAEMGTVREGEGVYVDGDRIEHPDVDPSLQVFAELSAERE is encoded by the coding sequence ATGAGCGACATCGGGAAGATAGACCGCGATTTCTTCGATGAACACATCTATCCCTACCTCGGCGCGGACCGCGACGACGAACTCCTCGGGCCGAAACACGGCGTGGACTTCGGCGTGATTGAATTGGACACTCACGTCGTCGCGCTCGCCACGGACCCGCTCTCGCTCCTGCCCGAACTGGGCTTCGAGCGGGCGGCGTGGTTCGCGTTCCACGTCGTGATGAGCGACGTGGCGGTGAGCGGCCTGCGTCCGTCCCATCTGGCGGTGGACTTCAATCTCCCGCCGGAAATCACCGACGAGGAGTTCGCCACCGTCTGGCAGACGTTCGACCGCGAAGCGAGAAAACTGGGCGTCAGCGTCGTCACGGGCCACACCGCGCGATACTCCGGGTGTCAGTATCCGTGGGTCGGCGGCGCGACGACGCTCGCGGTGGGGGAGAAAGAGAACCTCGTCCGGCCTGACGGGGCGCAATCGGGCGACAAAGTGCTCGTGACGAAGGGACCGGGAGTGGAGACGGCGGGCTTTCTCGTGACGCTGTTCGAGGACCAGATCGACCTCCCCGAGGACGACATCGAGAACGCGAAGGACCGATTCTACGACATGAGTCCGGTCGAGGACGCGCTGGTGGCGGCCGACGCGGGACCGGTCACGGCCATGCACGACGCCACGGAGTGCGGGATTCACGGCGCGCTGGTCGAGATGGCCCGCTCCGCCGGAGTGCGCTTCGACGTGAGCCACGACGACGTGCCGGTGCTTCCGGGCGTGCTGGAGGCGTGCGAGTACTTCGACGTCGACCCGTGGGAATCCACGACCGAGGGAACGCTCGTGCTGACGGTCGCATCGGAGGGGGCGGAGACGGTCCTCGCCGCGCTCTCCGACGCCGGGATTCCGGCGGCCGAAATGGGGACGGTGCGCGAGGGCGAAGGAGTGTACGTCGATGGCGACCGAATCGAACATCCCGACGTAGACCCCTCGTTGCAGGTGTTCGCAGAGTTGTCGGCCGAACGGGAGTGA
- the mutS gene encoding DNA mismatch repair protein MutS, translated as MDAALGAPEKMAEHSDELTPMMRQYFELCRQYDDSMVLFQVGDFYETFCEAAERCSRILEITLTQREDNTGTYPMAGIPIDNAESYIEALLDAGYRVAVADQVQDPADASGVVERAVTRVVTPGTLTEDELLHGDDNNFVASLAHDEGYGLAILDVSTGDFYATTVETASEVRNEVERFAPTEAIVAPALDPDSAASDGATDTQTPDVFDADCMVTEYAGATFDIDGASELVADYFGPPDRLLATDAEIRACGALLSYAEYVRGGEGVTEDDTDDTDTRLDYLNHLTRYDPRSYMLLDAVALTSLELFSSRAVHGQDDATLVGVLDETACALGSRKLTDWLRRPLLERDRIEARLDAVEEWTTTVQAREEVHELLRNVYDIERLISRVSRGRANARDLRSLKATLDVVPDIAEAMEGVESPKLRRLHENLDEMADVRDRIGRAIPEEPPIEITEGGVIKSGYDDELDDLRETERSGKAWIDDLEASERERTGIGSLKVGYNQVHGYYIEVTDPNLDKVPEDYTRRQTLKNSERFYTPELKEREDEIVRAEQRADELEYDLFCEVREAVAEESERVQSLAETLAELDTLVALAEVAAKHGYSRPEIVPEGIEIRNGRHPVVERTQSSFVPNDTRLDHDTLAVITGPNMAGKSTYMRQVALITILAQVGSFVPADEARLELVDRVFTRVGASDDIAGGRSTFMVEMTELADILGNATDRSLILLDEVGRGTSTTDGFAIARSVTEHVHDEIGAKTLFATHHHDLTAVADDLPNAINLHFGATERDGEVVFDHHISEGATMASYGVEVAQLAGVPESVIRRSKDLLAEDEGDSVDEGTCLRDADPSDSAPQSPPVTSASNDVLAELRRTNVADTTPLEALQLLDRLKRELD; from the coding sequence ATGGACGCGGCGCTGGGGGCACCCGAGAAGATGGCCGAACACAGCGACGAGCTGACGCCGATGATGCGCCAGTACTTCGAGCTGTGTCGGCAGTACGACGATTCGATGGTACTGTTTCAGGTCGGCGACTTCTACGAGACGTTCTGCGAGGCGGCCGAGCGCTGTTCGAGGATTCTCGAAATCACGCTCACGCAACGCGAGGACAACACGGGGACGTATCCGATGGCCGGAATTCCCATCGACAACGCCGAATCGTACATCGAGGCGCTGTTGGACGCGGGCTATCGCGTCGCCGTCGCCGACCAAGTGCAGGACCCGGCGGACGCCTCCGGCGTGGTCGAACGCGCCGTCACCCGCGTCGTCACGCCCGGCACCCTGACCGAGGACGAACTGCTCCACGGCGACGACAACAACTTCGTCGCCAGTCTCGCCCACGACGAGGGGTACGGCCTCGCCATCCTCGACGTTTCGACGGGGGACTTCTACGCGACGACGGTCGAAACCGCGAGCGAGGTCCGCAACGAAGTGGAGCGGTTCGCACCGACGGAAGCCATCGTCGCCCCCGCCCTCGACCCCGACTCGGCCGCGTCCGACGGTGCGACCGACACGCAGACCCCCGACGTCTTCGACGCGGACTGCATGGTGACGGAGTACGCCGGAGCCACCTTTGACATCGACGGCGCGAGCGAGTTGGTCGCCGACTACTTCGGCCCGCCGGACCGACTGCTCGCCACCGACGCCGAAATCCGGGCCTGCGGGGCGCTTCTCTCCTACGCCGAGTACGTCCGCGGCGGCGAAGGCGTGACCGAGGACGACACTGACGACACCGACACCCGTCTCGACTACCTCAACCACCTCACGCGGTACGACCCGCGCTCGTACATGCTGTTGGACGCCGTGGCGCTCACGAGTCTCGAATTGTTCTCGTCCCGCGCCGTTCACGGGCAGGACGACGCCACGCTCGTCGGCGTGCTGGACGAAACCGCGTGCGCCCTCGGCAGTCGCAAACTCACGGACTGGCTCCGCCGCCCCCTGCTGGAACGCGACCGCATCGAAGCCCGACTCGACGCCGTGGAGGAGTGGACGACGACGGTGCAAGCGCGCGAAGAGGTCCACGAGCTTCTCCGAAACGTCTACGACATCGAACGCCTCATCTCCCGCGTCTCCCGCGGCCGGGCAAACGCCCGCGATTTGCGCTCGCTGAAGGCCACGCTCGACGTGGTGCCGGACATCGCGGAGGCGATGGAGGGCGTCGAATCTCCCAAACTACGACGCCTCCACGAGAATCTGGACGAGATGGCCGACGTGCGCGACCGAATCGGACGCGCGATTCCCGAGGAACCGCCAATCGAAATTACCGAGGGCGGCGTCATCAAATCGGGCTACGACGACGAACTGGACGACCTCCGCGAGACGGAGCGCTCGGGGAAGGCGTGGATAGACGACCTCGAAGCGAGCGAACGCGAGCGGACGGGTATCGGGTCGCTCAAGGTCGGCTACAATCAGGTCCACGGCTACTACATCGAGGTCACCGACCCGAACCTCGACAAGGTGCCCGAGGACTACACGCGACGGCAGACCCTGAAAAATTCGGAGCGATTCTACACGCCGGAACTCAAGGAGCGCGAGGACGAAATCGTCCGCGCCGAACAGCGCGCGGACGAGTTGGAGTACGACCTCTTTTGCGAGGTGCGCGAGGCCGTCGCCGAGGAATCAGAGCGGGTGCAGTCGCTCGCCGAGACGCTGGCCGAACTCGACACCCTCGTCGCGCTGGCCGAAGTCGCCGCCAAACACGGCTACTCGCGCCCCGAAATCGTCCCGGAGGGCATCGAGATTCGAAACGGCCGCCATCCCGTCGTCGAGCGAACCCAATCTTCGTTCGTGCCGAACGACACCCGCCTCGACCACGACACGCTGGCGGTCATCACCGGCCCGAACATGGCCGGGAAATCGACGTACATGCGGCAGGTCGCGCTCATCACCATCCTCGCACAGGTCGGGAGTTTCGTCCCCGCCGACGAGGCGCGCCTCGAACTGGTGGACCGCGTGTTCACCCGCGTCGGCGCGAGCGACGACATCGCGGGCGGCCGCTCGACGTTCATGGTCGAGATGACCGAACTCGCCGACATCCTCGGAAACGCGACCGACCGCTCGCTGATTTTGCTGGACGAGGTGGGCCGCGGAACGAGCACGACGGACGGTTTCGCCATCGCCCGCTCGGTGACCGAGCACGTCCACGACGAAATCGGCGCGAAGACGCTCTTTGCGACCCACCACCACGACCTCACGGCCGTCGCCGACGACCTTCCGAACGCCATCAACCTCCACTTCGGCGCGACCGAGCGGGACGGCGAGGTCGTCTTCGACCACCACATCTCGGAGGGCGCGACGATGGCCTCCTACGGCGTCGAAGTCGCCCAACTCGCCGGTGTCCCGGAGTCGGTCATCCGCCGCTCGAAGGACCTTCTGGCCGAAGACGAGGGGGACTCGGTGGACGAAGGCACCTGTCTTCGGGACGCCGACCCGAGCGATTCCGCTCCCCAGTCACCTCCCGTGACATCCGCTTCGAACGACGTGCTCGCCGAACTCCGCCGTACCAACGTCGCCGACACGACGCCGCTCGAAGCGTTGCAACTGCTCGATAGGCTGAAGAGAGAGTTAGACTGA
- a CDS encoding guanosine monophosphate reductase — protein sequence MDIRTGLSYGDVLLVPQRSPVDSRSDVSLTTKLTPTLELDAPLLSAPMDTVTETDAAIALSELGGLGTIHRFMGIEEQAEQVRSVKAAGGLVGAAVGINEEFIGRTEATLDAGGDCIMVDVAHGHMERCLDAVSEIKAEFPDAELVAGNVVTPEAVSDLYSAGADGVKVGVGPGSHCTTRKVAGTGVPQLTAVDDCSDRADELGIPIVADGGIRTSGDAAKALMAGADTVMMGSFFAGTEEAPGETVTVDGRTFKRSRGMASTAANENRTDKDLTPDADEGIAGLTEYKGPLADEAETFLAGLRSGLSYCGGHDIAAARENAEFIQVAPSAREREGAHSVFANVETEAEKEALAPLQ from the coding sequence ATGGACATCAGGACAGGTCTTTCGTACGGCGATGTGCTGCTCGTGCCGCAACGCTCCCCGGTCGATAGCCGGAGCGACGTCTCCCTGACGACGAAGCTGACGCCGACCCTCGAACTCGACGCGCCGCTTCTCTCCGCGCCGATGGATACCGTCACCGAGACGGACGCCGCAATCGCCCTCTCGGAGTTGGGCGGCCTCGGAACGATTCACCGCTTCATGGGCATCGAGGAGCAGGCCGAACAGGTTCGCTCGGTGAAAGCGGCCGGTGGACTGGTCGGCGCCGCCGTCGGTATCAACGAGGAATTCATCGGCCGGACGGAGGCCACGCTCGACGCGGGCGGGGACTGTATCATGGTCGACGTCGCTCACGGCCACATGGAGCGCTGTCTGGACGCCGTGTCCGAAATCAAAGCCGAGTTCCCCGACGCGGAACTCGTCGCCGGAAACGTCGTCACGCCGGAAGCCGTCTCGGACCTCTACTCGGCGGGCGCGGACGGCGTGAAGGTCGGCGTCGGCCCCGGTTCGCACTGCACGACCCGCAAGGTCGCCGGGACGGGCGTCCCCCAACTGACCGCCGTGGACGACTGCTCGGACCGGGCGGACGAGTTGGGAATCCCCATCGTCGCCGACGGCGGCATCCGCACCTCCGGCGACGCCGCGAAGGCGCTCATGGCCGGTGCCGACACCGTGATGATGGGCAGTTTCTTCGCGGGAACCGAGGAAGCGCCCGGCGAAACCGTGACCGTGGACGGGCGGACGTTCAAGCGCTCGCGCGGCATGGCCTCCACCGCCGCGAACGAGAACCGCACCGACAAGGACCTCACCCCCGACGCCGACGAGGGAATCGCGGGCCTCACCGAGTACAAAGGCCCGCTCGCCGACGAAGCCGAGACCTTCCTCGCCGGACTCCGCTCGGGACTGAGTTACTGCGGCGGCCACGACATCGCCGCCGCCCGCGAGAACGCCGAATTCATCCAAGTCGCCCCGAGCGCGCGGGAACGCGAAGGCGCTCACTCCGTCTTCGCAAACGTCGAAACGGAAGCGGAGAAAGAAGCACTGGCTCCGCTGCAGTAA
- a CDS encoding AIR synthase family protein — protein MSELGKVDGEFFEEYIFPHLGAERDDVTLQPQHGVDFGVIELDSVGSQSASGDVSEVGGKAIATATDPIFIMPSLGFERAAWFAFHILMSDVAVSGLQPTHLAVDFNLPPEITDEEFATVWQTFDREARKLGVSVVTGHTARYAGCNYPMVGGATAMAVGDPENVVRPNGARPGDKVVLTKGPAVEATGLLSNQFADLMDLPEETAEEAKDRFYDMSPVEDARIAAETGDVSAMHDATEGGVHGALVETATASGVHLDVSRDDMPVLPGVLEACEFFDIDPWSSISEGTLLLTVAPEDAERVVSALDDADIPAGIIGDVREGEGVTVDGEEIEHPESDPFWAAFEEFMEKST, from the coding sequence ATGAGCGAGTTAGGCAAAGTAGACGGCGAATTCTTCGAGGAGTACATCTTCCCGCACCTCGGCGCGGAACGCGACGACGTGACGTTACAGCCACAGCACGGCGTGGATTTTGGTGTCATCGAGCTTGACTCGGTGGGCAGTCAAAGTGCGTCTGGCGACGTGTCAGAAGTCGGCGGCAAAGCGATAGCGACGGCGACGGACCCCATCTTCATCATGCCCTCGCTCGGATTCGAGCGGGCGGCGTGGTTCGCGTTCCACATCCTGATGAGCGACGTGGCGGTCAGCGGCCTGCAACCGACCCACCTCGCGGTGGATTTCAACCTCCCGCCGGAAATCACCGACGAGGAGTTCGCAACGGTCTGGCAGACGTTCGACCGCGAAGCGAGGAAACTGGGCGTCAGCGTCGTCACGGGGCACACCGCCAGATACGCGGGTTGTAACTATCCGATGGTCGGCGGAGCCACCGCGATGGCGGTTGGCGACCCCGAGAACGTCGTCCGACCGAACGGCGCGCGACCGGGCGACAAAGTGGTGCTCACGAAAGGTCCCGCCGTCGAAGCGACCGGCCTGTTGAGCAACCAGTTCGCGGACCTCATGGACCTCCCCGAGGAGACCGCCGAGGAAGCCAAGGACCGCTTTTACGACATGAGTCCGGTGGAGGACGCCCGCATCGCCGCCGAGACGGGCGACGTGTCGGCCATGCACGACGCCACGGAGGGCGGCGTCCACGGCGCGCTGGTCGAGACGGCGACTGCCAGCGGCGTCCACCTCGACGTGAGCCGCGACGATATGCCGGTGCTTCCCGGCGTACTGGAGGCGTGCGAGTTCTTCGACATCGACCCATGGTCGTCCATCAGCGAAGGGACGCTTCTGTTGACCGTCGCGCCGGAGGACGCGGAACGCGTCGTGTCCGCGCTCGACGACGCCGACATCCCCGCGGGAATCATCGGTGACGTCCGCGAAGGAGAAGGCGTTACCGTCGATGGAGAAGAAATCGAACATCCCGAGTCGGACCCGTTCTGGGCCGCCTTCGAGGAGTTCATGGAGAAATCGACATGA
- a CDS encoding antibiotic biosynthesis monooxygenase family protein, whose amino-acid sequence MTTIDTETDVTTLINVFTVVPERQDELVDLLADATEETMRHLPGFVSANIHRSRDGERVVNYAQWESEADYEAIFERPDVREHMDGALELATADYHLYDVALTDER is encoded by the coding sequence ATGACGACCATCGACACAGAAACGGACGTGACGACCCTCATCAACGTCTTCACCGTGGTTCCCGAGCGACAAGACGAACTGGTGGACCTCCTCGCCGACGCCACCGAGGAGACCATGCGTCACCTCCCCGGTTTCGTCTCCGCGAACATCCATCGAAGCCGGGACGGAGAACGCGTCGTCAACTACGCCCAGTGGGAGAGCGAGGCCGACTACGAAGCCATCTTCGAGCGGCCCGACGTGCGCGAACACATGGACGGGGCGCTCGAACTCGCCACGGCGGACTATCACCTCTACGACGTGGCGCTCACGGACGAACGGTAG